The following proteins are encoded in a genomic region of Coregonus clupeaformis isolate EN_2021a chromosome 14, ASM2061545v1, whole genome shotgun sequence:
- the LOC121580683 gene encoding beta-1,3-galactosyltransferase 2, with product MQWRRRHCCTHIARLLSLLSLLGVLVILSHQDWLLGFKGSTWRRENPVAYTEGGGLHFKDKGNHSSSQILWRATNASLSGEVGLGGLLTSEPYPYIINEPNKCQEGDPAPFLVLLIVTEAQQVEAREAIRQTWGNESVVPGLVRLFLLGVKEGEVGRLQQSSLEAESRRHHDIIQQDYMDTYNNLTIKTLMGMHWVAAHCPGANYVMKTDSDMFVNTEYLVHKLLRPEIQPKRDYFTGYLMRGYTPNRNKESKWYMSPELYPSERYPTFCSGTGYVFSGDLVEKIYRASLGIRRLHLEDVYVGICLAKLRIEPTPPPNEFLFNHWRVSYSSCRYSHLITSHQFQPNELLKYWHHLQRNKHNACINTSKV from the coding sequence ATGCAGTGGAGGCGGCGCCACTGCTGCACGCACATCGCCaggctcctgtctctcctctcgtTGCTGGGGGTCCTGGTCATCCTGAGCCATCAGGACTGGCTGCTGGGCTTCAAGGGCTCAACATGGCGGAGGGAGAACCCAGTGGCTTACACTGAGGGAGGAGGACTACACTTCAAAGACAAAGGGAATCACAGCTCCTCACAGATTCTATGGAGGGCGACTAATGCTAGCTTGAGCGGAGAGGTCGGGCTAGGGGGCCTGCTGACCTCGGAACCCTACCCTTACATCATCAACGAGCCCAACAAGTGCCAGGAGGGTGACCCAGCGCCATTCCTGGTACTGCTGATAGTCACGGAGGCCCAGCAGGTGGAGGCCAGGGAGGCCATCCGGCAAACATGGGGAAACGAGAGTGTGGTCCCCGGCCTTGTCCGGCTCTTCCTGCTGGGCGTGAAGGAGGGTGAGGTGGGCCGCCTGCAGCAGAGCAGCCTGGAGGCAGAGAGCCGGAGGCACCATGACATCATCCAGCAGGACTATATGGACACGTACAACAACCTGACCATCAAAACCCTGATGGGCATGCACTGGGTGGCCGCGCACTGCCCGGGCGCCAACTACGTCATGAAGACAGACAGTGACATGTTTGTCAACACCGAGTATCTCGTCCACAAGCTGCTCCGGCCCGAAATTCAGCCCAAACGGGACTACTTCACAGGCTACCTGATGAGGGGCTATACGCCCAACAGGAACAAGGAAAGCAAGTGGTACATGTCCCCCGAGCTGTATCCCAGTGAGAGGTACCCCACCTTCTGCTCAGGAACTGGCTACGTGTTCTCGGGGGACCTGGTGGAGAAGATCTACAGGGCCTCTCTGGGCATTCGCAGGCTGCATCTGGAGGACGTCTACGTGGGCATCTGCCTGGCCAAGCTGCGGATCGAACCCACGCCACCGCCCAATGAGTTCCTGTTCAACCACTGGCGGGTGTCCTACTCCAGCTGCAGGTACAGCCACCTTATCACCTCCCACCAATTTCAACCCAACGAACTGCTCAAGTACTGGCACCACCTCCAGCGCAACAAGCACAACGCCTGCATCAACACGTCCAAAGTCTAG